A genomic region of Maridesulfovibrio bastinii DSM 16055 contains the following coding sequences:
- a CDS encoding HAD hydrolase family protein, which produces MSLNNKLISLFPERPEISADKIDDNLAASLFPEGSTRLAHMRRVSEMSTRIARQLKLPAKQADKLITAALFHDVGYSEKLKRTGFHPLDGAVFLAHLGVNEEIVETVLWHSSTIHDITYLPEIKAVYDKLTPRPENSFMLKIVSFSDFRSSPVGEAFSFGQRISELMERYGTESSQVATSKTMLGASQETLREYVDKIRKVHGLKLPWIFCDIDNTLVHPGTLLNETSRQAIHRYMDAGGKFSLVTGKHLISIMNYIKEGGLPGPHSGINGSVIYENDSIKPFGPVLHSVVELEDILMAEGIHYTSYCEDSIWTRCELTEAEIERYKEVAEVLPRKGATPQDLPVFKILTFSPQSNRERCGFVRKLALKNDLGCVRTSKHFLELMPKGHGKHSAAMEIMRRAEWPDLFSIAIGDSENDMQMLGISGYSAAVSNAEPEVAAAADLHLPHCEENGVATLLDALVENAEAQDWQLPEQFLN; this is translated from the coding sequence TTGTCACTTAACAATAAATTAATTTCGCTTTTTCCGGAACGCCCGGAGATTTCAGCTGATAAAATAGATGATAATCTGGCCGCATCTCTTTTTCCTGAAGGATCAACCAGACTCGCGCATATGCGCCGGGTTTCAGAAATGTCCACACGCATTGCCCGGCAGTTGAAATTACCTGCAAAACAAGCTGATAAACTCATAACAGCCGCACTGTTTCATGATGTTGGCTACTCTGAAAAACTTAAACGCACCGGTTTTCATCCTCTTGACGGAGCGGTTTTTCTTGCTCACCTCGGAGTGAATGAAGAAATCGTTGAAACAGTTCTGTGGCACTCATCAACAATTCACGACATTACATATCTGCCGGAAATAAAAGCTGTTTACGATAAGCTCACTCCACGCCCCGAAAACAGTTTCATGTTGAAAATTGTGAGCTTCAGTGATTTCAGGTCTTCCCCGGTCGGCGAAGCTTTTTCATTTGGTCAGCGGATAAGCGAACTTATGGAACGCTACGGAACTGAAAGCAGTCAGGTAGCGACATCAAAAACCATGCTCGGAGCTTCGCAGGAAACCCTGCGGGAATATGTGGATAAAATCCGTAAAGTCCACGGTCTCAAGCTGCCATGGATTTTCTGTGACATTGACAATACCCTCGTCCATCCGGGAACGCTTCTTAACGAAACAAGCCGTCAGGCCATCCACAGGTACATGGATGCCGGTGGTAAATTTTCCCTTGTGACCGGAAAGCATCTCATCAGCATAATGAATTATATTAAAGAAGGTGGCCTTCCCGGACCTCATTCAGGCATAAACGGGTCGGTAATCTATGAAAATGACAGTATTAAACCCTTTGGTCCGGTCTTGCATTCGGTTGTTGAACTTGAAGATATCCTGATGGCTGAAGGCATTCATTATACCTCCTATTGTGAAGACTCAATCTGGACAAGATGTGAACTGACAGAAGCAGAAATTGAGCGCTACAAAGAAGTTGCCGAAGTTCTTCCGCGCAAGGGAGCAACTCCTCAGGACCTCCCGGTATTTAAAATCCTCACCTTTTCACCACAGTCAAACAGAGAACGCTGCGGATTTGTTAGAAAACTTGCTCTAAAAAACGACCTCGGCTGTGTAAGAACATCCAAACATTTTCTGGAACTAATGCCCAAAGGGCACGGCAAGCACAGTGCAGCCATGGAAATAATGCGCAGAGCAGAATGGCCGGACCTGTTTTCAATTGCAATCGGTGACAGTGAAAACGATATGCAGATGCTCGGGATAAGCGGCTACAGTGCGGCTGTTTCCAATGCGGAGCCGGAAGTTGCAGCAGCTGCGGACCTGCACCTGCCCCATTGCGAGGAAAACGGTGTAGCAACCCTTCTGGACGCTCTTGTTGAAAATGCCGAGGCCCAGGACTGGCAGCTTCCAGAACAGTTTTTAAACTGA
- a CDS encoding helix-turn-helix domain-containing protein: MSLTPSPKLYTVQEIADALRVHSRTAYRLVKEGKIKGIKVGSQWRIPESSLLEYIDSGWKEGLEKKKGKDGPEQLKLPL; the protein is encoded by the coding sequence ATGTCTTTGACACCTTCGCCCAAGCTATACACTGTGCAGGAAATTGCCGATGCCTTGAGAGTCCATTCCAGAACAGCCTACAGGCTGGTAAAGGAGGGAAAAATCAAGGGGATAAAAGTCGGCAGTCAGTGGCGCATTCCGGAAAGCTCGCTGCTTGAATATATAGACTCGGGCTGGAAGGAAGGTCTTGAGAAGAAAAAAGGCAAAGACGGCCCTGAACAACTGAAACTGCCCTTATAA
- a CDS encoding ArnT family glycosyltransferase: MSSISESFRKNPIVWGVSIILLSTVARIWFLGTEQLNLVQDEAQYWDWTRHLQLTYYSKGPLIAWIIKTGTILFGNTETGVRFGSLVGSTLTQILLYWGISRIWKRPVAAVWTLIVYNSMPIFLALGILMTTDNPFILSWTGALFSLYCATIPYEPDIERDSNESRGLPFIFITICLAVGILAKYTMLGFIGLSIIYGLVLQRQGLLPRRFWPRLLKALAAGLILGFLPTLIWNFQNDFVGYKHVMTLIGVEGKQASTLIRFNRFLPFLGEQTGLATPWWLILMIVTGFKCAKYALNKKTLENTFGLNIRQSAMLAVFFLPVWFFFFMWSFHAKTLGNWAVISYVSGVMLAGFGFEHFWNNKGRFRTVILTLCIIIFSVLHLQNLIPVPANLNPTHRLKGWTDLGTQVKKLEQTQFKDPSKVFVFSSLYDMTAALAFYVPGQPRTYCAWIDRRMNQYDLWPGPQDKVGWDAVFVCKRFHDSPEPPVGKMFKRISAPIYIQTTFKGKPARKFTVFLCYGYTGLWPDGNHNKF, encoded by the coding sequence TTGTCATCAATTAGTGAATCTTTCCGAAAAAATCCCATAGTATGGGGTGTTTCTATAATTTTACTCAGTACTGTAGCCCGAATATGGTTTCTTGGTACTGAACAATTAAATCTTGTTCAGGATGAAGCGCAGTACTGGGACTGGACCAGACATCTGCAACTGACCTACTATTCCAAAGGTCCCCTGATCGCATGGATAATCAAAACAGGGACTATTCTTTTCGGTAATACTGAAACAGGTGTAAGATTCGGATCCCTTGTCGGATCAACACTGACCCAGATTCTGCTCTATTGGGGAATTTCCAGAATATGGAAAAGACCGGTCGCCGCTGTTTGGACCCTTATAGTCTATAACTCCATGCCGATCTTTCTGGCTCTCGGTATATTGATGACCACTGACAACCCATTCATTCTGAGCTGGACCGGAGCCCTCTTCTCCCTCTACTGCGCGACAATACCCTATGAGCCGGATATTGAGCGGGATTCCAACGAATCACGCGGACTGCCTTTTATTTTTATCACCATCTGCCTTGCAGTAGGAATTCTCGCTAAATATACCATGCTGGGCTTTATCGGCCTTTCAATCATCTATGGTCTGGTTCTACAGCGTCAGGGACTTCTGCCGCGCCGTTTCTGGCCAAGACTGTTAAAAGCTCTGGCCGCAGGTCTTATCCTCGGTTTTCTGCCTACACTCATCTGGAATTTTCAGAATGACTTTGTAGGCTACAAGCATGTAATGACCCTTATCGGAGTTGAAGGCAAACAGGCTTCAACACTTATCCGCTTTAACAGATTCCTTCCCTTCCTAGGTGAACAAACCGGTCTGGCAACACCATGGTGGCTGATCCTGATGATTGTTACAGGATTCAAATGCGCCAAATATGCTCTGAATAAAAAAACACTTGAAAATACTTTCGGACTGAATATCAGACAGTCTGCCATGCTGGCAGTCTTCTTTCTCCCGGTATGGTTCTTTTTCTTCATGTGGAGCTTCCATGCCAAAACCCTCGGAAACTGGGCTGTAATCTCCTATGTCTCCGGAGTGATGCTGGCAGGATTCGGATTTGAGCATTTCTGGAACAACAAAGGACGCTTCCGCACCGTAATTCTGACTCTTTGTATTATCATTTTTTCGGTGCTGCACCTTCAAAATCTCATCCCTGTTCCGGCAAACCTCAATCCCACGCACAGACTTAAGGGCTGGACCGATCTGGGAACTCAGGTAAAAAAACTTGAGCAAACCCAGTTTAAAGACCCCTCAAAAGTTTTTGTTTTCAGCAGTCTCTATGACATGACCGCAGCACTGGCTTTTTATGTTCCCGGACAGCCGAGAACATACTGCGCATGGATAGACAGGCGTATGAACCAGTATGATCTGTGGCCCGGACCTCAGGATAAGGTCGGCTGGGATGCCGTATTCGTTTGTAAAAGGTTCCACGACTCCCCGGAGCCACCGGTTGGTAAAATGTTCAAACGGATCAGCGCACCGATTTATATCCAGACAACCTTCAAGGGTAAGCCGGCAAGAAAATTCACAGTATTCCTGTGCTACGGCTATACCGGTTTATGGCCTGACGGCAATCATAATAAGTTTTGA
- a CDS encoding AI-2E family transporter, producing MFEEQFTFDKVVRIAIAVGLLWGTVAVMGYLSDVLIPFFAALLIAYLLNPLVNRLESLLKNRVIAVLAAIVLLAVASGLIFWIVVPTLLSELQHMGKLVSGFVGDSGIARKAAERLPPDIFESIKKIFGRPEIQEFFKSDGVSTTLLSAGKKVLPGVWSVVNNAADLVLGLFGIFVVLLYVVFLLLDFKNVQTNWDKYLPEKLRGPVAEVADEFQLAMGRYFRAQALVAFIVGVLFSIGFSIVGLPLAIMLGMFIGLLNMVPYLQLLGIPVAALLALIQALETGDPFLTVFGLTALVFAVVQIIQDGYLVPKIMGKAMGLSPAIILLSLSIWGKLLGLLGLLIALPMTCLCLAWYRRLILNSENSGAEENLLE from the coding sequence ATGTTTGAAGAGCAATTTACATTCGATAAAGTAGTCCGCATAGCCATAGCCGTGGGGCTGCTTTGGGGAACAGTGGCTGTCATGGGATATTTGAGTGATGTCCTGATTCCCTTTTTTGCAGCGCTGTTAATTGCCTACCTTCTTAATCCCCTTGTAAACCGTCTGGAATCCCTGCTTAAAAACAGGGTTATCGCAGTTCTTGCCGCTATTGTGCTTCTTGCTGTCGCTTCCGGACTGATCTTCTGGATCGTCGTGCCGACCCTTTTATCTGAATTGCAGCATATGGGAAAGCTTGTTTCGGGCTTTGTAGGAGATTCGGGAATAGCCCGCAAGGCCGCAGAAAGACTTCCTCCTGATATTTTTGAAAGTATTAAAAAAATATTCGGCAGACCGGAAATTCAGGAGTTTTTTAAAAGCGATGGAGTTTCCACAACTCTTTTATCAGCAGGTAAAAAAGTTCTGCCGGGAGTCTGGAGTGTTGTTAATAATGCTGCGGACCTCGTTTTAGGCCTTTTCGGTATTTTTGTTGTTCTTTTATATGTAGTTTTTCTGCTGCTGGATTTTAAAAATGTTCAAACCAACTGGGATAAATATCTTCCTGAAAAATTGCGCGGCCCGGTTGCGGAAGTTGCCGATGAATTTCAACTGGCTATGGGAAGGTATTTCAGGGCTCAGGCTCTGGTTGCGTTTATTGTCGGCGTATTATTTTCAATAGGATTTTCAATTGTCGGTCTGCCGCTGGCAATTATGCTCGGCATGTTCATAGGCCTGTTGAATATGGTCCCCTATCTGCAACTTCTCGGTATACCTGTGGCCGCACTTCTGGCGCTCATTCAGGCTCTTGAAACAGGTGATCCGTTCCTGACTGTATTCGGGCTGACCGCTCTCGTCTTCGCTGTTGTCCAGATTATTCAGGACGGCTATCTGGTCCCGAAAATAATGGGCAAGGCCATGGGACTCTCACCGGCAATAATTTTGTTGTCCCTTTCTATCTGGGGTAAGCTCCTCGGACTGCTTGGTCTGCTCATTGCCCTGCCGATGACCTGCTTGTGTCTTGCATGGTACCGCCGACTGATTTTGAATTCTGAAAATAGCGGAGCTGAAGAAAATTTACTTGAGTAA
- a CDS encoding amidohydrolase family protein — MKKCIRAARAVTMSAGDPVVSDFAMITENGVILESGKWSLIKKAWTADVEDLGDVTITPGLVNAHTHLGLSHFEGLTVKGQGFTGWMQSLVAGPLQTFDGQALYNKVQEMLSQGTVYCADISTSNIIEVAGTLDTTDMAFTAFCESMGNAAPKDGKKFFPEYSSAKGRIAGAGHALYSTNAKRLKAVKEADSAAGLPFSMHLAENQEEDLILAGEECAFGKMLEAAGFLPEFPEAVRPVPYADSLGLLDSRTIAVHCVKVDDSDIDILAERGVGVCLCPRSNLYIGEGRAPWEKIISAGIRTCLGTDSIASNFDLNLWNDLSYLLENINLSLDTVEALSLVTLNPAGVLGIDDIYGRLEPGLSASYAVMPSGIEELLF; from the coding sequence ATGAAAAAATGTATCAGAGCGGCCAGAGCCGTAACAATGTCTGCAGGAGACCCGGTTGTCAGTGATTTTGCCATGATAACTGAAAACGGGGTTATTCTTGAATCCGGAAAATGGTCGCTTATTAAAAAGGCATGGACCGCAGACGTTGAAGATCTTGGAGATGTGACCATCACTCCGGGGCTTGTTAATGCCCATACCCATCTCGGGCTGTCCCACTTTGAAGGGCTGACGGTTAAAGGGCAGGGCTTTACCGGGTGGATGCAGAGTCTTGTTGCCGGTCCTCTTCAGACTTTTGACGGGCAGGCTCTCTATAACAAAGTTCAGGAAATGCTGTCTCAGGGAACGGTTTACTGTGCCGATATTTCGACCAGCAATATAATTGAAGTAGCCGGAACTCTTGATACGACTGATATGGCCTTCACCGCATTTTGCGAAAGCATGGGTAATGCCGCACCAAAGGATGGTAAAAAGTTTTTTCCTGAATATTCTTCAGCTAAAGGTCGTATAGCCGGAGCCGGACATGCACTGTATTCGACAAATGCCAAACGGCTTAAAGCGGTAAAGGAAGCTGATTCTGCCGCAGGTTTGCCGTTTTCAATGCATCTGGCTGAAAATCAGGAAGAGGACCTGATTCTGGCCGGTGAAGAGTGTGCTTTCGGTAAAATGCTTGAAGCCGCAGGCTTTTTGCCGGAATTTCCTGAAGCTGTAAGACCTGTTCCCTATGCTGATTCTCTGGGGCTCCTTGATTCGCGGACGATTGCAGTCCATTGCGTAAAGGTTGATGACAGCGATATTGATATACTGGCTGAAAGAGGGGTTGGAGTGTGTCTCTGCCCGCGCAGCAATCTTTATATCGGTGAAGGTCGTGCTCCCTGGGAAAAAATTATTTCCGCCGGGATTAGAACCTGTCTCGGCACGGACAGCATTGCCTCAAATTTCGATTTGAATTTGTGGAATGATCTTTCTTATCTGCTTGAGAATATAAATCTTTCACTTGATACGGTAGAGGCTTTGTCCCTTGTAACGCTAAACCCTGCAGGAGTTCTGGGAATTGATGATATTTACGGTCGGCTGGAACCGGGCTTAAGTGCCTCTTACGCTGTGATGCCGTCAGGAATAGAAGAACTTTTGTTTTAA
- a CDS encoding aspartate carbamoyltransferase catalytic subunit, translated as MEWRHKDLLDVTQLSLDEVRHVFETATYFQEINSRPVKKVPTLKGHSVVLFFAEPSTRTKTSFDMAGKRLSCDTFSLAKSSSSLTKGESLKDTVLTLQAMNPDGIVIRHQASGAAKFIADRLDCSVINAGDGRHAHPTQALLDSLTLTQEWGSLEGKTILILGDIAHSRVARSNSYLLTLLGAKVRLCGPRTLLPRYLKDWPVEVVPDLDEAMKGVDAVMCLRLQLERQHDGLLPDLREYSKYYGLGPRHLDIAGKDVKILHPGPLNRGVEICSELADSASSLILDQVASGVAIRMALLFLYLTRKNQ; from the coding sequence ATGGAGTGGCGACACAAGGATCTGCTTGATGTTACGCAGCTTAGTCTTGATGAAGTGCGGCATGTTTTTGAAACTGCCACCTACTTTCAGGAAATCAACTCCCGTCCGGTAAAAAAGGTACCGACTTTAAAAGGCCATAGTGTGGTCCTTTTTTTTGCCGAGCCAAGCACCAGAACCAAAACCTCTTTTGATATGGCTGGAAAACGCTTGTCGTGTGATACCTTTTCTCTGGCAAAAAGCTCCAGCAGCCTGACGAAAGGTGAATCTCTGAAAGACACTGTCTTGACCCTTCAGGCAATGAATCCTGACGGTATAGTCATAAGACATCAGGCCAGCGGAGCAGCAAAGTTTATTGCCGACAGGCTGGATTGCAGTGTCATCAATGCCGGTGACGGAAGACATGCTCATCCAACTCAGGCATTGCTGGACAGCCTTACTCTTACTCAGGAATGGGGAAGTCTCGAAGGTAAAACTATCCTCATTCTCGGTGATATTGCACACAGCAGAGTGGCCCGCTCCAATTCGTATCTGCTGACTCTTCTGGGAGCTAAAGTCAGGCTCTGCGGTCCCCGTACACTTCTGCCCAGATACCTTAAGGACTGGCCTGTTGAAGTTGTTCCTGATCTTGATGAAGCTATGAAGGGTGTTGATGCGGTTATGTGCCTGCGACTACAGCTGGAACGTCAGCATGACGGACTCCTGCCTGATCTGCGCGAGTATTCAAAATATTACGGACTTGGACCAAGACATCTTGATATTGCCGGTAAGGATGTGAAGATTCTTCATCCCGGACCGTTGAATAGAGGTGTTGAAATCTGCTCCGAGCTTGCCGACAGCGCTTCCAGTCTTATCCTTGATCAGGTCGCGAGCGGAGTGGCTATAAGAATGGCCCTGCTTTTCCTTTATCTAACCCGTAAAAATCAATAA
- a CDS encoding dihydroorotase: MSNPELVIRNAQWKGGKVDLLVSEGKVLDLIHTSDAAYEGAVEIAADGLNLLPGLTDVHTHLREPGFEYKEDLESGLSAAAHGGFSNIMCMANTSPVNDNGVITDQMLSRAAKVMPDGPRLFPIGALTKKLEGKELSPMHELAESGCVAFSNDGVPVKNTELFRRAVEYASDTGLPVIDHCEDPYLGLGAGMNEGPTSSRNGLAAQPDIAEASQVARDILLAEYLGTSIHLAHISCKKSVDLIRWGKERGVKITAETCPHYLLLTEESAMDYSSMAKVNPPLRTIEDVHAIMDAVSDGTVDMFATDHAPHAAYEKEVEFVIAPCGISGLDTALSLTWSLVSSGELDFDTFIKAWTVNPCATFGLPVNTFSKGDPADFLLFDAQQEWVVEPGTMYSKGKNTPFAGETLKGRVVSHFLGGKKIV; this comes from the coding sequence GTGTCCAATCCTGAATTAGTTATCCGCAATGCGCAGTGGAAGGGCGGAAAAGTAGATCTTCTGGTCAGCGAAGGAAAAGTGCTGGATCTTATCCATACTTCAGATGCCGCCTACGAGGGTGCTGTAGAGATTGCCGCTGACGGACTTAATCTTCTGCCGGGACTCACAGACGTGCATACTCATCTCCGTGAACCGGGTTTTGAATATAAGGAAGATCTGGAATCAGGACTTAGTGCTGCCGCTCATGGTGGCTTTTCCAATATTATGTGCATGGCCAATACCTCTCCGGTCAATGACAACGGTGTGATTACAGACCAGATGTTGAGCCGGGCTGCCAAGGTTATGCCTGACGGTCCGCGTCTTTTCCCTATTGGAGCTTTAACCAAAAAGCTTGAAGGAAAAGAACTTTCCCCCATGCATGAGCTGGCGGAATCAGGTTGCGTGGCTTTTTCAAATGATGGCGTGCCGGTTAAAAATACCGAACTTTTCAGAAGGGCTGTGGAATATGCTTCAGATACCGGCCTTCCTGTTATAGATCATTGCGAAGACCCTTATCTGGGACTCGGTGCAGGAATGAACGAGGGACCGACTTCTAGCCGCAACGGTCTTGCTGCCCAGCCTGATATAGCCGAAGCTTCGCAGGTTGCCAGAGATATCCTTCTTGCTGAATATCTGGGAACGTCCATACATCTTGCCCATATCTCCTGCAAAAAATCTGTTGATCTTATCCGCTGGGGTAAAGAACGCGGAGTGAAAATTACTGCCGAGACATGCCCCCACTATCTGCTGCTGACTGAAGAAAGCGCAATGGATTACAGTTCGATGGCCAAGGTTAATCCTCCGCTGCGTACCATTGAGGATGTTCATGCTATAATGGACGCTGTCAGTGACGGAACAGTTGATATGTTTGCCACGGACCATGCTCCACATGCTGCTTATGAAAAAGAGGTCGAGTTCGTTATTGCCCCCTGCGGTATTTCAGGCCTTGATACAGCCTTATCGCTAACATGGTCTCTGGTCTCATCAGGCGAGCTTGATTTTGATACTTTTATAAAAGCATGGACCGTCAATCCCTGTGCTACTTTCGGTCTGCCGGTAAACACTTTCAGCAAGGGTGATCCTGCTGATTTCCTTCTTTTTGATGCACAGCAGGAATGGGTGGTGGAACCCGGTACAATGTATTCAAAGGGCAAAAATACACCATTCGCCGGAGAAACCCTGAAAGGCCGGGTAGTAAGTCATTTCCTTGGAGGCAAAAAAATAGTATAA
- a CDS encoding HD domain-containing protein translates to MSEPFKDAVGICKTIMRNGYDAYIVNERLQKLTIADKGDEVSLDIATELDFRGLSKLFPNIEEWTENDGVTAILKEGGINFYFYLSDVSDSSHPEECVSHMTPRLLKELEKKDEIPLTLACPFIPKAKDPYEGFASLTSGEVKFAGIPDQVLKKDYLMGIRALRFAANYNLPLESNTKTTIIRNAKRILDYVPVPEIMDEWRKVEAENMWLFVSLLFETMLLHGLIPEIAALSRITQIKNSETGEKENVFEHTLAVMKHYPEELPYDWFGVVACFFHDVGKLFTAEDVDGTWQFLQHHRVGAKVTRKILTRLNFPQEDVDLICELVRDHMRFQFMLTDKGIKRFKALDEYPRLIEMVRADIKARGTQYREFNHNLKMLERADIPEEALDPFLNGNEIMQSTGLKPGPAVGILRDTLLKAQIAGDVCNMEEAIEYVKELARREKLH, encoded by the coding sequence ATGAGCGAACCCTTTAAAGACGCGGTGGGAATCTGCAAAACCATCATGCGTAACGGTTATGATGCCTACATCGTCAATGAAAGGCTTCAAAAACTCACTATTGCCGATAAAGGAGATGAAGTCTCGCTGGATATTGCGACCGAACTAGATTTTCGCGGTCTCAGCAAGCTTTTCCCGAATATTGAGGAATGGACAGAGAATGATGGTGTAACAGCCATTCTTAAAGAAGGCGGAATTAATTTTTATTTTTATTTAAGTGATGTCAGCGATTCCTCCCATCCTGAGGAATGTGTTTCGCACATGACCCCGCGACTGCTTAAAGAGCTTGAAAAGAAAGACGAAATTCCTCTTACTCTTGCATGCCCTTTTATTCCTAAAGCCAAAGATCCTTATGAAGGATTCGCTTCCCTTACTTCAGGGGAAGTTAAGTTTGCCGGAATCCCGGATCAGGTTCTCAAAAAAGATTACCTGATGGGAATCAGAGCATTGCGCTTTGCTGCCAACTATAATCTTCCGCTTGAGAGCAACACAAAGACTACAATCATCCGCAACGCCAAGCGTATCCTTGATTATGTCCCTGTTCCGGAGATTATGGATGAATGGCGCAAGGTTGAAGCTGAAAATATGTGGCTTTTTGTTTCTCTGCTTTTTGAAACTATGCTCCTCCACGGGCTTATTCCTGAGATTGCGGCTCTTTCCCGTATCACTCAGATCAAGAACAGTGAAACCGGAGAAAAAGAGAATGTTTTCGAACATACTCTGGCTGTTATGAAACATTATCCGGAAGAGCTTCCCTATGACTGGTTCGGTGTTGTGGCCTGTTTCTTCCATGATGTAGGTAAACTCTTCACTGCTGAAGATGTTGACGGCACATGGCAGTTCCTGCAGCACCATCGTGTCGGTGCCAAGGTTACCCGCAAGATACTTACACGGCTCAACTTCCCTCAGGAAGATGTGGATCTTATCTGCGAACTGGTCCGTGATCATATGCGTTTTCAGTTCATGCTTACTGATAAAGGTATCAAGCGTTTTAAAGCCCTTGATGAATATCCGAGACTCATCGAAATGGTTCGTGCGGATATCAAAGCCCGTGGAACTCAGTACCGTGAGTTCAATCACAACCTTAAAATGCTTGAACGTGCAGATATTCCTGAAGAAGCTCTTGATCCGTTCCTTAACGGTAACGAGATCATGCAGTCTACAGGTCTTAAACCCGGACCTGCCGTAGGTATTCTTCGCGATACTCTGTTGAAAGCACAGATTGCAGGTGATGTCTGCAATATGGAAGAAGCCATAGAGTATGTTAAAGAACTGGCCCGCAGGGAAAAACTGCATTAA
- a CDS encoding glycosyltransferase family 2 protein: protein MSENQEIEISIVTPMHNEEACVREFHKRISAALQGMNTSYELILVNDGSTDSTPEIICELSTTDPHIKGIFLARNRGQCTAIYAGIQNSRGRYVVIMDGDLQHKPEEVPSLIEEIRKGYDLVSGGRQKREESLVLRRIPSKIANYLMRATSGCQIRDMGGLSCLRGNLARRLALREGQHRLIPAIVWSMGGSVSEVPISAPPRFAGKSHYGIGRSIDVLFDIIMLWFQSSFKQRPIYLFGRISLALFSLASLIMIWLLYQKCFFGIHMGTRPPFLGSIFLYISSLGFMSTGFILESLANTYDAVMENKTYQIREIIHNGKSCQPEKFQSAKKN, encoded by the coding sequence ATGAGTGAAAATCAGGAAATAGAAATAAGTATAGTCACCCCGATGCACAATGAGGAAGCCTGCGTTCGTGAATTCCATAAACGAATTTCCGCAGCGCTGCAGGGTATGAATACCAGTTACGAACTTATTCTGGTAAATGACGGTTCCACAGACTCCACCCCGGAAATAATCTGTGAACTCAGTACAACTGACCCTCATATTAAAGGAATTTTTCTGGCCCGCAACCGTGGGCAATGCACTGCAATCTATGCAGGCATTCAGAACAGCAGAGGTCGCTATGTCGTCATAATGGATGGAGACCTCCAGCATAAGCCGGAGGAAGTTCCTTCACTTATTGAAGAAATTCGTAAAGGATACGATCTTGTTTCCGGTGGACGCCAAAAACGCGAGGAATCACTTGTCCTGCGCAGGATTCCAAGCAAAATAGCCAATTACCTGATGCGGGCCACCAGCGGATGCCAGATCCGTGATATGGGCGGACTTTCCTGCCTGCGTGGCAATCTTGCAAGGCGTCTTGCTCTCCGTGAAGGACAGCACCGCCTTATACCAGCTATTGTCTGGTCAATGGGTGGGTCCGTCTCCGAAGTTCCTATTTCAGCTCCACCAAGATTTGCAGGTAAAAGCCACTACGGAATCGGCCGCTCCATTGATGTTCTCTTCGATATCATCATGCTCTGGTTCCAGTCTTCATTCAAACAGCGCCCCATATATCTTTTCGGGCGCATCAGTCTGGCACTCTTCAGCCTTGCTTCACTGATAATGATCTGGCTGCTTTACCAGAAATGCTTCTTTGGCATTCACATGGGAACAAGGCCGCCGTTTCTGGGTTCCATATTCCTCTACATCTCCTCACTTGGCTTCATGTCCACAGGATTTATACTGGAATCGCTGGCCAACACTTATGATGCTGTAATGGAAAACAAAACCTATCAGATAAGAGAAATTATCCACAACGGTAAATCCTGCCAGCCGGAAAAATTTCAATCTGCTAAAAAGAACTGA